Proteins encoded within one genomic window of Betaproteobacteria bacterium:
- a CDS encoding nucleotidyltransferase family protein has translation MITGILLAAGSGSRFGGGKLLHPLADGTPIGVASLRNLRAALPEVVAVVRNGDDALRELLEAEGIAVRICPDAHLGMARSLVCGIDASRDANGWVIALGDMPFVLPQTINTVVERIVQSGRIAIPAYRGQRGHPVAFGRRYLDELLRLAGDEGARSVIGRHPRDLDIVDCNDPGILRDIDTAADLDRPAG, from the coding sequence ATGATTACCGGAATTCTGCTCGCCGCCGGCAGCGGCAGCCGCTTCGGCGGCGGCAAACTGCTGCATCCGTTGGCCGATGGCACACCCATAGGCGTCGCATCGCTTCGCAACCTGCGCGCGGCATTGCCGGAAGTCGTGGCAGTCGTGCGCAACGGCGACGATGCGCTGCGCGAGTTGCTGGAGGCAGAGGGCATTGCCGTGCGGATTTGCCCCGATGCCCATCTGGGCATGGCCCGCAGCCTCGTATGCGGCATCGACGCGAGCCGTGATGCGAACGGCTGGGTCATCGCGCTGGGAGATATGCCTTTTGTACTGCCGCAGACGATCAATACGGTGGTCGAACGCATCGTCCAATCCGGCCGCATCGCGATTCCGGCCTATCGTGGCCAGCGCGGCCACCCGGTCGCGTTCGGACGCCGCTATCTGGACGAATTGCTGAGACTCGCGGGCGACGAGGGCGCGCGCTCGGTCATCGGACGCCACCCCCGCGACCTGGATATCGTCGATTGCAACGATCCTGGGATTCTGCGCGACATCGATACGGCGGCCGACCTGGACAGGCCGGCCGGATGA
- the ilvD gene encoding dihydroxy-acid dehydratase has product MADNWRSKLITAGVTRSPNRSMLRAVGFKDGDFDKPIVGVANGHSNMNPCNAGIQPLVDRAMDALREAGAMPQVFGTPTVTDGIGMGTDGMKYSLVSREVIADAIETSVNGQMMDGALVVGGCDKNMPAGMMAIARINVPAIYVYAGTIKPGKWKGQDLTIASAFEAVGAFSAGKISKEDYEGIEKNACPTVGACGGMYTANTMSTSFEALGMSLMSSSTMASPDAEKADSAAASAKALVNAIRKNIRPRDIITRKSIENVVSLVMATGGSTNAVLHYLAIASAAEVEWTIDDFERVRRKVPVLCDLKPSGKYVATDFHKAGGAPQVLKMLLVNGVLHGDCMTITGRTIAEELEHIPTEPRRDQDVIRPWSNPMYAQGHLAILRGNLATEGCVAKITGLKNPSITGPARVFDSEPEVMAAIMERKIKAGDVVVIRYEGPKGGPGMQEMLAPTSALTGQGLGDSIGLITDGRFSGATWGMVVGHVAPEAFVGGTIALVKEGDSITIDAHKQLIQLNVSDDELAKRRAAWKQPRPRFTRGLLAKYTHLVSTASIGAVTDLHLFDEPKK; this is encoded by the coding sequence ATGGCAGACAACTGGCGCAGCAAACTGATCACCGCGGGCGTTACCCGCTCGCCGAACCGCTCGATGTTGCGCGCCGTCGGATTCAAGGACGGTGACTTCGACAAGCCGATCGTCGGCGTGGCCAACGGCCATTCCAACATGAATCCCTGCAATGCCGGCATCCAGCCGCTGGTCGACCGCGCCATGGACGCATTGCGCGAAGCCGGTGCCATGCCTCAGGTGTTCGGCACGCCCACCGTAACCGACGGCATCGGCATGGGCACCGACGGCATGAAATATTCGCTGGTCTCGCGTGAAGTGATCGCCGACGCCATCGAAACCTCGGTCAACGGCCAGATGATGGACGGCGCGCTGGTCGTCGGCGGCTGCGACAAGAACATGCCGGCTGGAATGATGGCGATCGCGCGGATCAACGTGCCAGCGATCTACGTCTACGCCGGCACCATCAAGCCGGGCAAGTGGAAGGGTCAGGACCTGACGATCGCCAGCGCGTTCGAAGCAGTGGGTGCATTCAGCGCCGGCAAGATCAGCAAGGAAGATTACGAGGGTATCGAGAAGAACGCCTGTCCGACCGTTGGCGCCTGTGGCGGCATGTACACCGCGAATACGATGTCCACGTCCTTCGAGGCGCTGGGCATGAGCCTGATGAGTTCCTCGACCATGGCTTCGCCGGATGCGGAGAAGGCCGATTCCGCCGCGGCATCGGCCAAGGCGCTGGTCAATGCGATCAGGAAAAACATTCGTCCTCGCGACATCATCACCCGCAAGTCGATCGAAAACGTGGTCAGCCTGGTGATGGCCACCGGCGGGTCGACGAATGCGGTCCTGCACTATCTGGCGATCGCCTCGGCGGCGGAAGTCGAGTGGACCATCGACGACTTCGAGCGCGTCCGCCGCAAGGTGCCGGTGCTGTGCGACCTCAAGCCGTCCGGCAAGTATGTCGCCACTGATTTCCACAAGGCCGGAGGCGCGCCACAGGTACTGAAGATGCTGCTGGTCAATGGTGTGCTGCACGGCGATTGCATGACCATCACCGGCCGCACCATCGCCGAGGAACTGGAGCACATTCCCACCGAGCCTCGGCGCGATCAGGACGTGATCCGTCCGTGGAGCAACCCCATGTACGCGCAGGGCCACCTTGCCATCCTCCGGGGCAACCTGGCAACCGAGGGCTGCGTCGCCAAGATCACGGGACTTAAGAATCCGTCGATCACCGGACCGGCGCGGGTGTTCGATTCCGAGCCGGAGGTCATGGCGGCGATCATGGAACGCAAGATCAAGGCCGGCGACGTGGTGGTGATCCGCTACGAGGGGCCGAAGGGCGGACCCGGCATGCAGGAAATGCTGGCGCCGACTTCTGCGCTCACCGGTCAGGGTCTGGGCGATTCGATCGGACTGATCACCGACGGACGTTTCTCGGGTGCGACCTGGGGGATGGTGGTCGGCCATGTTGCGCCGGAAGCCTTTGTGGGCGGCACCATCGCGCTGGTAAAAGAAGGCGACTCGATCACCATCGACGCGCACAAACAACTGATCCAGCTCAACGTTTCCGATGATGAACTGGCCAAGCGCCGTGCGGCGTGGAAGCAACCCAGGCCGCGTTTCACCCGTGGCCTGCTGGCGAAGTACACGCACCTAGTGTCCACTGCGTCGATCGGCGCAGTCACGGACCTGCATTTATTCGACGAGCCGAAAAAATAA
- a CDS encoding LysR family transcriptional regulator — protein MELRHLRYFVAVAEELHFGRAAEKLHISQPPLSMQIRALENELGLTLLNRTQRHVSLTQAGDALLGEARHILARVEQAVLTTKQAGRGEIGELAIGFISVADYNVLPVVLREFRSRFPLVNLTLRESTTDAQIRDLLAGRIDVGFVLPPINDPSLESVSILREPLIAALPEKHPLARKPGKLALEKLKDAPFILFPRPYAPGLYDDVVSCCKAAGFSPRVEQEAIQMQTIVSLVSAELGVALIPASLTNLQRTGVTYKFLKDGSPLTEVHLAWRRGDDLPALRVFVDTALQTAHAASTPRARREKEGQSHERRRR, from the coding sequence ATGGAACTACGCCACCTGCGTTACTTTGTCGCCGTCGCCGAGGAACTGCATTTCGGCCGCGCCGCGGAGAAACTGCACATTTCGCAGCCGCCGCTGTCGATGCAGATCCGCGCGCTGGAGAACGAACTCGGCTTGACGCTGCTCAATCGCACCCAGCGCCATGTTTCGCTGACCCAGGCCGGCGATGCGCTTCTCGGGGAGGCGCGGCATATTCTGGCACGGGTCGAGCAGGCGGTGCTGACGACCAAGCAGGCGGGTCGCGGCGAGATCGGCGAGCTTGCGATCGGATTCATCAGCGTGGCGGACTACAACGTGCTTCCGGTCGTGTTGCGCGAGTTCCGCAGCCGCTTCCCGCTGGTCAATCTTACCTTGCGGGAATCGACCACCGATGCGCAGATCCGCGACTTGCTCGCCGGCCGGATCGACGTTGGTTTCGTGCTGCCCCCGATCAACGATCCGTCGCTCGAGTCGGTCTCTATCCTGCGCGAACCGCTGATTGCGGCGCTGCCCGAAAAACATCCGCTGGCGCGCAAACCCGGCAAGCTCGCGCTCGAAAAACTGAAGGACGCGCCGTTCATCCTGTTTCCGCGACCGTATGCCCCCGGCCTGTACGACGATGTCGTCAGTTGCTGCAAGGCGGCGGGTTTCAGCCCGCGGGTGGAACAGGAGGCGATCCAGATGCAGACCATCGTCAGCCTGGTGTCCGCCGAACTCGGGGTGGCGCTGATACCGGCGTCGCTCACCAATCTGCAGCGCACCGGGGTGACCTACAAATTCTTGAAAGACGGCAGTCCGCTCACGGAGGTTCATCTCGCTTGGCGGCGCGGCGACGATCTGCCGGCGCTGCGAGTCTTTGTCGATACCGCCTTGCAAACGGCGCACGCCGCGAGCACGCCGCGAGCACGCCGCGAAAAAGAAGGTCAGTCACATGAGCGACGCCGCCGTTGA
- a CDS encoding N-acetylmuramoyl-L-alanine amidase — protein MLQAPGFAATQIASVRVWPAQEYTRLTLESDAPIVYNVFTVGTPARLVLDLDDVEFNATLEQLPAKISPADPYVSGVRIGRFKPGVVRLVLDLKAQVKPQVFVLKPVGEYGYRLVLDVYPLVEPADPVMALLDKKESPPASASSAESPEKSEKPAAIFNGAPTPATVPAGRKAVPAADVARLITVAIDAGHGGEDPGAKGRSGTHEKHVTLAIARKLKALVDDEPNMRGILIRDGDYFIPLVNRVIKARKVQADLFVSIHADAYVKPHARGSSVFALSERGATSAAAGWLARKENEADLIGGVNIDVADPTLKQVLIDLSQTATINDSLKLAKAVLGEIGGVNDLHKAHVEQAGFAVLKAPDIPSILVETAFLTNPEEEKKLKDEKYQDKMAQAILVGIRKYFSANPPLARSKLAQN, from the coding sequence ATGTTGCAGGCACCGGGATTCGCGGCAACCCAGATCGCGTCGGTACGGGTGTGGCCCGCGCAGGAATACACGCGCCTTACGCTCGAATCCGATGCACCGATCGTCTACAACGTCTTCACGGTGGGGACACCCGCACGACTCGTCCTCGATCTCGATGATGTGGAATTCAACGCCACACTCGAGCAGCTTCCCGCCAAGATTTCACCTGCTGATCCGTATGTGAGCGGAGTACGCATCGGTCGCTTCAAGCCGGGCGTCGTGCGCCTGGTGCTGGATCTGAAAGCACAGGTCAAGCCGCAGGTGTTCGTGCTCAAGCCGGTCGGCGAATACGGTTACCGTCTGGTGCTCGACGTCTATCCGCTGGTGGAGCCTGCCGACCCGGTGATGGCATTGCTCGACAAGAAGGAATCGCCGCCCGCCAGCGCTTCGTCCGCCGAAAGTCCCGAGAAATCCGAAAAACCGGCAGCGATCTTCAACGGCGCACCTACTCCCGCAACGGTGCCGGCCGGCAGGAAAGCGGTTCCCGCTGCCGATGTCGCACGTCTGATCACCGTCGCGATCGATGCGGGCCACGGCGGCGAGGATCCCGGCGCCAAAGGCCGCAGCGGCACGCATGAAAAGCATGTCACGCTGGCAATCGCAAGGAAACTCAAGGCGCTGGTGGACGACGAGCCGAACATGCGCGGCATCCTCATCCGCGACGGCGACTATTTCATTCCGCTGGTCAATCGTGTAATCAAGGCACGCAAGGTCCAGGCCGATCTGTTTGTCTCGATCCATGCGGATGCCTACGTCAAACCACACGCGCGCGGCTCATCCGTGTTCGCGCTGTCGGAAAGAGGAGCCACTTCGGCCGCCGCAGGCTGGCTTGCAAGAAAAGAGAACGAGGCGGATCTGATCGGCGGCGTAAACATCGACGTAGCCGACCCGACGTTGAAACAGGTGCTGATCGACCTGTCGCAAACAGCGACCATCAACGACAGCCTGAAGCTCGCCAAAGCGGTACTTGGAGAGATAGGCGGCGTCAACGACCTGCACAAGGCACACGTCGAACAAGCCGGCTTCGCGGTGCTCAAGGCGCCGGATATTCCGTCCATCCTGGTCGAAACCGCTTTCCTCACCAATCCCGAGGAGGAGAAAAAGCTCAAGGACGAGAAATATCAGGACAAGATGGCGCAGGCAATCCTGGTAGGCATCAGGAAATACTTCTCCGCGAATCCGCCATTGGCGCGTTCAAAGCTGGCACAGAACTGA
- the tsaE gene encoding tRNA (adenosine(37)-N6)-threonylcarbamoyltransferase complex ATPase subunit type 1 TsaE, which yields MSDAAVDERSVFLPDEAATLALGSRLAHVLVPGLYVALSGNLGSGKTTLARGILHGLGYQGKVKSPTYTLVELYNLSKLDLYHFDFYRFNDPQEWLDAGFRDHFEPRNLCLVEWPERVRDLLPVPDLKISLSVEGDGRRIRIAAETEHGKRCLERLPD from the coding sequence ATGAGCGACGCCGCCGTTGACGAGCGCTCGGTATTCTTGCCGGACGAAGCGGCCACGTTGGCGCTGGGCAGCCGACTGGCGCATGTGCTCGTGCCCGGATTGTACGTGGCGCTTTCGGGCAACCTAGGTAGTGGCAAAACCACCCTGGCGCGAGGCATCCTGCACGGCCTCGGTTATCAGGGAAAGGTAAAAAGTCCAACCTATACACTGGTTGAACTTTATAATCTTTCCAAGTTAGACTTATATCACTTTGATTTTTATCGGTTCAACGATCCGCAAGAATGGCTGGATGCAGGCTTTCGGGACCACTTCGAGCCTCGCAACCTCTGTCTGGTGGAATGGCCGGAGCGAGTGCGCGATCTGCTGCCCGTGCCGGACCTGAAAATATCGTTGAGCGTAGAAGGCGACGGCCGGCGAATACGGATCGCCGCGGAAACGGAGCACGGAAAACGTTGTTTGGAACGCTTGCCAGATTGA